In the Quercus lobata isolate SW786 chromosome 5, ValleyOak3.0 Primary Assembly, whole genome shotgun sequence genome, one interval contains:
- the LOC115990332 gene encoding uncharacterized protein LOC115990332: protein MVANNYQNDGLQNTEVVELMILGFIGKLLDWWNNCLTEESKEDIKHDVQKDENENPIFDEHIGRGVPDGVNTLIYTIMKHFKEKFINGLPTLFGQKVKETLASPLGVIDYDNLTYGDISSTLQNEGMKMCRDLKIQSQANKSKAKYEIGNFCTQYGLPLVIPKRKSKHRGKEPSEKSHRKKTASRYYRKQKFKTDDFYKKGKSKSTGKFIPKTSRKCFKCGKRGHFQKECKAKAKSLINTLISDQTSKEEIFKLLELDRLDSESSNSSSNEEKHQLYKSSSEPSRVSSSSSSGIDEIPACKDSCCRNKTISVLSKQEELLLDLIEQTKDPVTKAQKLSEFHKTLVKEEYIQT, encoded by the exons ATGGTAGCCAATAACTACCAAAATGATGGACTTCAAAACACAGAGGTTGTAGAGCTCATGATTTTAGGATTCATAGGAAAACTGTTAGATTGGTGGAATAACTGTCTAACAGAAGAGTCTAAAGAAGACATTAAGCATGATGTCCAAAAAGATGAGAATGAGAACCCCATCTTTGACGAACACATAGGAAGAGGTGTTCCCGACGGAGTcaataccctgatctatacgATCATGAAACACTTC AAGGAGAAGTTCATCAATGGCTTACCCACATTATTTGGACAAAAGGTCAAAGAAACCCTTGCCAGTCCTTTAGGTGTCATAGATTATGATAACCTGACCTATGGAGACATCTCTAGCACACTCCAAAATGAAGGAATGAAGATGTGTAGAGATCTCAAAATCCAAAGTCAAGCCAACAAGAGCAAAGCCAAGTACGAAATAGGAAATTTTTGTACTCAATATGGCTTACCTTTAGTCATCCCCAAAAGGAAATCCAAACACAGAGGAAAGGAACCCTCTGAGAAATCCCATAGGAAGAAAACAGCCTCCAGGTACTATAGAAAACAGAAGTTCAAAACTGATGATTTCTATAAGAAAGGAAAATCCAAGTCCACAGGAAAATTCATACCTAAAACATCAAGAAAATGTTTTAAGTGTGGAAAGAGAGGACATTTCCAGAAAGAGTGTAAAGCTAAGGCCAAATCCCTTATCAATACCCTTATTAGTGACCAAACCAGCAAGGAAGAAATCTTCAAACTCTTAGAACTTGACCGCTTAGATAGTGAGTCTTCAAATAGTTCTAGTAACGAAGAGAAGCACCAGTTGTATAAGTCATCCTCTGAACCCTCTAGAGTCTCCTCTAGCTCCTCTAGTGGCATAGATGAAATCCCAGCCTGCAAAGATAGTTGTTGTAGGAACAAGACTATTAGTGTTCTTTCTAAGCAAGAAGAGTTGCTCTtagatctcatagaacagaCTAAAGACCCTGTCACCAAAGCTCAAAAACTCAGTGAGTTCCACAAAACCCTAGTTAAGGAAGAGTACATCCAAACCTAG